A window of Nitratireductor kimnyeongensis genomic DNA:
TCCAGCAAATGGACCCTGTCTGCGACCAATGTCGAAGGCCCAACGAAATCCTCGGACTGCCCATTGGAAAGGCGCTAGAAATCTCTACATTCGCTTCCTTAGGAGCGACCGCCAACCAACGGGTTTTTTCGAATGCGCACGCCACTGATCGCCGTCTCGACCGATGCAAAAGATTTCGAGAAATATACGTGGCACGCCACGCCTCAGCCCTATCTTGATGCAGCCATCTCCACAGCCGGTGTCTTGCCGGTTTTGCTTCCCTCGCTCGGTGAAAAGCTGGATCTGGACAGTTTGCTGGAGAGTGTCGATGGCGTTTTGCTGACGGGATCGAAGTCAAACGTCTATCCCGCGCTTTATGGCGGCGAACCGAGCGAAGAGAACGGCCCTTACGACCACGCACGCGATGCCACCACGCTTCCTCTGATCCGCAAGGCTGTTGAACGCGGCGTGCCGCTTCTGGCCATCTGCCGCGGCATCCAGGAATTGAACGTCGCACTGGGAGGCACATTGGCGACGGAAATCCAAGAACGCGAAGGCGCGTTCGACCATCGTGGTCCTCAAGAGGCGGAACAGGACACACGTTTCGCCATTCGGCAGACGGTGAAGGTGGCGCCGAATGGCTGCCTCGCTCGCATTTTCG
This region includes:
- a CDS encoding gamma-glutamyl-gamma-aminobutyrate hydrolase family protein — translated: MRTPLIAVSTDAKDFEKYTWHATPQPYLDAAISTAGVLPVLLPSLGEKLDLDSLLESVDGVLLTGSKSNVYPALYGGEPSEENGPYDHARDATTLPLIRKAVERGVPLLAICRGIQELNVALGGTLATEIQEREGAFDHRGPQEAEQDTRFAIRQTVKVAPNGCLARIFDTSEVRVNSVHRQGVDTPAASLEIEAVADDGTVEAVSVKNAAGFAVGVQWHPEYWAHKDSASARIFESFGDAVRRHAAKRSKTNIAAE